Proteins co-encoded in one Fusarium musae strain F31 chromosome 3, whole genome shotgun sequence genomic window:
- a CDS encoding hypothetical protein (EggNog:ENOG41) — translation MTCCGNRKKQVVGIADQKWEYINLRDFKSRGCGTVFAYIYLWLMLLVSVAVYVVDSFTAVNLLVFDRWSSKIDPAISFDVTKWIFSICIILSFINLAYEGFRAFRVIRRGNVAESYLDSLAVRWESIRLGSQGWKRFLVFAELTKSKEGAQYIALFTYFNFQAWIRVIICSGPRQVLNAFTLKSVYEAQLTPTADNVGDSITGFFEKIKILAEEDYQQALILSGMCFTLVIWVFSALFLLAAVLFWVFFLYHWIPAADGGLSGYCERKVTKALMKIVTKTVNKALAREEASRFKAEIKAAKKNGEKPHLDRAATLPTLPNVGPVTKMDHPPMLNRNDTMMTLPPYTSRPGTPGGMENAPPASERTLPSRQGTTASIASYASRATSRSGGGYGRIASPVPDVPPINYQGQTQPRSTTDRHDNFGPYPPNQMAMDPMTTLPGRFTESPGPINSDMAPFFPPPTRAPSARPMDTFSQPMGTFPSAQTPQYQAYNPGGRMSTTSSVNSHQGGAAMQRPFNPPVRSATGPMPFRGPPQRNLTNPMPPRAASARPERAPPYNYDVESQRPGGW, via the exons atgacttgcTGCGGGAATCGAAAGAAGCAGGTCGTGGGGATTGCTGACCAGAAATGGGAATACATCAATCTTCGCGACTTCAAGAGCCGTGGATGCGGAACTGTATTCGCTTATATCTACCTGTGGCTTATGCTTCTCGTTTCAGTTGCGGTCTACGTTGTTGACAGTTTTACTGCCGTCAACCTACTCGTGTTCGATCGTTGGTCTTCAAAGATCGATCCTGCCATCTCTTTCGACGTCACGAAATGGATCTTCTCTATTTGCATTATTCTCTCATTCATCAACCTAGCTTACGAGGGGTTCCGCGCATTTCGGGTTATCAGACGAGGCAATGTAGCGGAATCCTATCTTGACAGCCTAGCCGTTCGATGGGAATCAATTCGACTTGGCTCGCAAGGTTGGAAAAGATTCCTAGTCTTTGCTGAACTCACCAAAAGTAAAGAAGGCGCACAATATATTGCGCTCTTCACATATTTCAACTTTCAAG CCTGGATCCGAGTCATCATCTGCTCAGGTCCTCGCCAGGTCCTCAATGCTTTTACACTCAAGTCAGTGTATGAGGCACAGTTGACGCCTACAGCAGACAATGTAGGCGACTCCATTACTGGATTCttcgagaagatcaagattctTGCCGAAGAAGATTATCAACAGGCACTTATTCTTTCCGGAATGTGTTTCACTCTGGTTATCTGGGTGTTTTCTGCGCTTTTCCTTCTCGCTGCCGTTCTGTTTTGGgtattctttttataccaTTGGATTCCTGCAGCCGACGGTGGTCTTTCTGGATACTGTGAGCGGAAGGTCACCAAGGCATTGATGAAGATTGTCACAAAGACGGTCAACAAAGCTCTAGCTAGGGAGGAGGCCAGCCGCTTTAAGGCTGAAATCAAggcggccaagaagaatggaGAGAAGCCTCACCTCGACCGAGCTGCCACCTTACCAACTTTGCCAAACGTTGGCCCAGTCACCAAGATGGATCACCCACCAATGCTCAATCGTAACGACACCATGATGACATTGCCACCTTACACCTCACGCCCCGGTACGCCAGGTGGCATGGAGAACGCACCCCCAGCTTCAGAACGAACTTTGCCATCAAGACAGGGCACTACGGCATCTATCGCGAGCTACGCATCCCGAGCCACTTCTAGATCCGGAGGTGGATATGGACGGATCGCATCCCCCGTGCCTGATGTGCCTCCTATTAACTACCAGGGACAGACTCAACCCCGATCTACCACTGACAGGCATGATAACTTTGGGCCTTATCCTCCAAATCAAATGGCAATGGACCCAATGACAACTCTTCCCGGGCGATTTACAGAGAGTCCTGGTCCAATAAACTCTGACATGGCgcctttcttccctcccccGACTCGCGCCCCCAGCGCTCGCCCTATGGATACCTTTTCGCAGCCCATGGGAACATTTCCTTCGGCTCAGACACCCCAGTACCAAGCTTACAATCCTGGAGGTCGCATGAGCACTACATCATCTGTGAACTCTCACCAGGGCGGAGCCGCAATGCAACGGCCCTTCAATCCTCCAGTACGAAGTGCTACAGGGCCAATGCCTTTTCGGGGACCTCCACAAAGGAACTTGACGAACCCAATGCCGCCTCGCGCAGCATCTGCAAGACCTGAAAGGGCCCCTCCCTATAACTATGATGTTGAATCTCAAAGACCAGGTGGTTGGTAA